From a region of the Streptomyces caniferus genome:
- a CDS encoding LysR substrate-binding domain-containing protein: MTGSDVSPSFRLAYVPGVTPAKWVRIWNERLPDVPLTLVAVSAAEAFDVLRDGGADAGFVRLPVDRTDLSAIPLYTETTVVVIPKDHLVTAADEVSAEDLADEIVLHPLDDTLDWEHRPGRPAIERPATTADAVELVAAGVGVLVVPQSLARLHHRKDLTYRPVSDAPASRVALSWPQDATTDLVEDFIGIVRGRTVNSSRGRRQEPAPEKSRSKRPESGGARRKPAAGKPAGKSPRSGSGGAKGAKGGGKGGRGKPRRRS; encoded by the coding sequence GTGACTGGCTCGGATGTATCCCCTTCGTTCCGTCTCGCGTATGTCCCGGGAGTGACGCCCGCGAAGTGGGTGCGGATCTGGAACGAGCGGCTGCCCGACGTTCCCCTGACCCTCGTCGCGGTGTCCGCCGCCGAAGCGTTCGACGTCCTGCGGGACGGCGGCGCCGACGCGGGGTTCGTGCGCCTGCCGGTCGACCGGACGGACCTCAGCGCGATTCCCCTCTATACCGAGACGACCGTGGTCGTGATCCCGAAGGACCACCTCGTGACGGCCGCCGACGAGGTGTCCGCCGAGGATCTGGCCGACGAGATCGTGCTGCACCCCCTCGACGACACCCTCGACTGGGAGCACCGGCCGGGGCGGCCCGCGATCGAGCGCCCCGCCACGACGGCGGACGCCGTGGAACTGGTGGCGGCGGGTGTGGGCGTCCTCGTCGTCCCGCAGTCCCTCGCCCGTCTGCACCACCGCAAGGACCTCACCTACCGGCCGGTCTCGGACGCCCCCGCGTCCCGGGTCGCGCTGTCGTGGCCACAGGACGCGACCACCGACCTGGTGGAGGACTTCATCGGAATCGTCCGCGGGCGGACGGTCAACAGCTCACGGGGGCGCCGCCAGGAGCCGGCCCCGGAGAAGTCCAGGAGCAAGCGCCCCGAGTCGGGCGGTGCACGGCGCAAGCCCGCGGCCGGGAAGCCGGCCGGCAAGAGCCCACGGAGCGGTTCCGGCGGCGCGAAGGGCGCCAAGGGCGGCGGCAAGGGCGGTCGGGGCAAGCCCCGCCGCCGGTCGTAG
- a CDS encoding FAD-dependent oxidoreductase, translating to MNSARDLRIAVVGAGLGGLACARVLQLHGRSVTVFEGDASADARPQGGTLDLHVGTGQSALRAAGLLDRFRALSRPEGQEWRLLDPATAAVLPDQSPPDDFGDDKPEIDRGQLRGLLLESLTAGSVRWDRAVSGVTPLGDGTGRVHFGDGSAEDFDLVIGADGARSRVRPALSDAVPGYTGVSLVEAGFDDCDNRHADLARRVGPGTMMAKAGAGALFAQRNGNGHIRVYAAFRAPEDWHLAAGVELGDTAAVRAHLLTRYDGWDERLLALLRDNDGGFINRPVFALPVPHLWEHVPGVTLLGDAAHLMPPLGVGANLALLDGTDLAHALLTEPGVDDAVRAYEGVMLPRSAEAAKGCAEGLEHLLPPTGA from the coding sequence ATGAACTCCGCTCGTGATCTCCGCATCGCGGTCGTCGGCGCCGGCCTGGGCGGCCTCGCCTGTGCCCGCGTGCTGCAGCTCCACGGCCGCTCCGTCACCGTCTTCGAAGGTGACGCCTCCGCCGACGCCCGCCCCCAGGGCGGCACGCTCGACCTGCACGTCGGCACCGGTCAGTCCGCCCTGCGCGCGGCGGGCCTGCTCGACCGGTTCCGCGCCCTCTCCCGTCCCGAAGGCCAGGAGTGGCGCCTGCTCGACCCCGCCACCGCCGCCGTCCTGCCGGATCAGAGCCCGCCGGACGACTTCGGCGACGACAAGCCGGAGATCGACCGGGGTCAGTTACGCGGTCTGCTCCTGGAATCGCTCACCGCGGGCAGCGTGCGGTGGGACCGTGCCGTCAGCGGGGTCACCCCGCTCGGGGACGGCACCGGCCGCGTGCACTTCGGCGACGGCAGCGCCGAGGACTTCGACCTGGTGATCGGCGCCGACGGCGCCCGGTCGCGGGTCCGCCCGGCCCTCTCGGACGCCGTACCCGGCTACACCGGCGTCTCCCTCGTGGAAGCCGGCTTCGACGACTGCGACAACCGCCATGCCGACCTGGCGCGGAGGGTCGGCCCCGGCACGATGATGGCGAAGGCCGGCGCCGGCGCTCTGTTCGCCCAGCGCAACGGCAACGGCCACATCCGCGTCTACGCGGCGTTCCGCGCCCCGGAGGACTGGCATCTGGCGGCCGGTGTGGAGCTGGGTGACACGGCGGCCGTGCGTGCCCACCTGCTGACGAGGTACGACGGCTGGGACGAGCGCCTGCTCGCCCTCCTGCGGGACAACGACGGCGGGTTCATCAACCGGCCGGTGTTCGCGCTGCCCGTCCCCCACCTCTGGGAGCACGTCCCCGGCGTCACGCTGCTGGGCGACGCCGCGCACCTCATGCCGCCCCTCGGGGTGGGTGCCAACCTCGCCCTGCTCGACGGCACGGATCTCGCCCACGCCCTCCTCACGGAACCCGGCGTCGACGACGCCGTCCGTGCGTACGAGGGGGTCATGCTGCCGCGCTCGGCCGAGGCCGCCAAGGGCTGCGCGGAGGGGCTCGAGCATCTGCTTCCCCCGACGGGCGCCTGA
- a CDS encoding DUF5997 family protein, with amino-acid sequence MTQHQSTQTMKPATAAKKLGVYLEATPAEFQEGVVSRTELNALQADPPQWLQDLRRNGPHPRPVVAAKLGVSISGLARGGVTEPLTTEQIDALKEDSPEWLQQERATQAGVRKEAARIKEKKATQGEQPGGTRS; translated from the coding sequence ATGACGCAGCACCAGAGCACCCAGACCATGAAGCCCGCCACCGCGGCGAAGAAACTGGGTGTGTACCTCGAGGCCACCCCCGCCGAGTTCCAGGAGGGTGTCGTCTCGCGCACCGAGTTGAACGCACTGCAGGCCGATCCGCCCCAGTGGCTGCAGGACCTGCGACGCAACGGCCCGCACCCCCGGCCGGTGGTCGCCGCGAAGCTGGGCGTCTCCATCTCGGGCCTCGCGCGCGGCGGGGTCACCGAGCCCCTCACCACGGAGCAGATCGACGCGCTGAAGGAGGACAGCCCCGAGTGGCTGCAGCAGGAGCGCGCCACCCAGGCCGGGGTCCGCAAGGAAGCGGCGCGCATCAAGGAGAAGAAGGCGACCCAGGGCGAGCAGCCCGGCGGGACGCGGTCCTGA
- a CDS encoding DUF1059 domain-containing protein: MRKKVDCRDYPSEMNCTLVIAGEEEEVVRAASEHAVSVHGHQDSPELREQIRSSLKDEVPQHA; encoded by the coding sequence ATGCGCAAGAAGGTCGACTGCCGGGATTACCCGAGTGAGATGAACTGCACCCTCGTCATCGCGGGCGAGGAGGAGGAAGTGGTCCGCGCCGCAAGCGAGCACGCCGTATCCGTCCACGGCCACCAGGACAGCCCGGAGCTGCGGGAACAGATCAGGTCGTCACTGAAGGACGAGGTTCCGCAGCACGCCTGA
- a CDS encoding YybH family protein, whose amino-acid sequence MTTDIARTTDETKIRELLEDRAAATTARDARRFLASCAPDLVDFSLAPPLQFRGAEALDRQGVEAWYATWEGPIEVSLTQVEVTVGDEVAFCHSINRMRGTKTDGFEVELWSRATVGLRKIDGTWKITHTHSSVPFLMDGSGLAALDLEP is encoded by the coding sequence ATGACCACCGACATCGCACGCACAACGGACGAGACGAAGATCCGGGAGCTCCTGGAGGACCGGGCCGCCGCGACCACGGCGCGGGACGCCCGGCGGTTCCTCGCGTCCTGCGCGCCGGACCTGGTGGACTTCAGCCTCGCTCCTCCGCTGCAGTTCAGGGGGGCGGAGGCGCTGGACCGGCAGGGCGTCGAGGCCTGGTACGCGACCTGGGAGGGCCCGATCGAGGTGTCGCTGACCCAGGTCGAGGTCACGGTCGGCGACGAGGTCGCCTTCTGCCACAGCATCAACCGGATGCGCGGCACGAAGACCGACGGCTTCGAGGTGGAGCTGTGGAGCCGGGCCACCGTCGGCCTCCGCAAGATCGACGGCACCTGGAAGATCACGCATACGCACAGCTCGGTGCCGTTCCTGATGGACGGGTCGGGGCTGGCGGCCCTGGACCTCGAACCGTAG
- a CDS encoding class I SAM-dependent methyltransferase, with translation MTASADAGPGAGVDQDRVQQFLERVIADSGAAVAGLCTSLGDRLGLYAAMAGAGPLTSAQLAARTGLVERYVREWLAAQVAGEYLVYAPGTDTYLLPDEHAAVLADPDLPTYAAGFATVLQALYATEDILMEAFRTGEGVGWEEHGPALFAGTAKFFRPGYTAALVPEWLTALDGVVEKLERGARVADVGCGYGYSTTLMAQAFPRSHFEGFDFHRPSVEAARGIAAEQGVDDRVAFQVAGAQDFPGGDFDLITFFDCLHDIGDPGGALHHAEQALADGGTCMIVEPNASANAQENVNPFGRALTAGSVAICLPSALAQHGPQALGNHAGEEAMRRIADEAGLHHWRLAATNPVNRVYDVGR, from the coding sequence ATGACGGCCTCCGCCGATGCCGGCCCCGGAGCGGGAGTGGACCAGGACCGGGTGCAGCAGTTCCTGGAGAGAGTGATCGCCGACAGCGGCGCCGCGGTCGCAGGCCTGTGCACCTCGCTCGGCGACCGGCTCGGTCTGTACGCGGCCATGGCGGGCGCCGGTCCGCTCACCTCCGCGCAGCTCGCCGCCCGCACGGGGCTGGTCGAGCGCTACGTACGCGAATGGCTGGCCGCCCAGGTGGCCGGCGAGTACCTCGTCTACGCGCCCGGCACCGACACCTACCTGCTGCCCGACGAACACGCCGCCGTCCTGGCGGATCCGGACCTGCCGACGTACGCGGCGGGCTTCGCCACCGTCCTGCAGGCCCTCTACGCCACCGAGGACATCCTCATGGAGGCCTTCCGCACCGGCGAGGGCGTCGGCTGGGAGGAGCACGGCCCGGCGCTGTTCGCCGGCACCGCGAAGTTCTTCCGCCCCGGTTACACCGCCGCGCTGGTACCGGAGTGGCTGACCGCGCTGGACGGCGTGGTGGAGAAGCTGGAGCGCGGCGCGCGCGTCGCGGACGTCGGGTGCGGCTACGGCTACTCCACGACGCTCATGGCGCAGGCCTTCCCCCGGTCGCACTTCGAGGGCTTCGACTTCCACCGTCCTTCCGTCGAAGCGGCCCGCGGCATCGCGGCCGAGCAGGGAGTGGACGACCGGGTCGCCTTCCAGGTCGCCGGCGCCCAGGACTTCCCGGGCGGGGATTTCGACCTGATCACGTTCTTCGACTGCCTGCACGACATCGGCGATCCGGGCGGCGCCCTGCACCACGCCGAGCAGGCACTGGCCGACGGCGGCACCTGCATGATCGTCGAGCCGAACGCCTCGGCCAACGCCCAGGAGAACGTCAACCCCTTCGGCCGGGCACTGACCGCCGGCTCGGTCGCCATCTGCCTGCCGTCCGCACTGGCCCAGCACGGACCACAGGCACTGGGAAACCACGCGGGTGAGGAGGCGATGCGGCGGATCGCCGACGAGGCCGGACTCCACCACTGGCGACTCGCCGCGACGAACCCCGTCAACCGCGTCTATGACGTCGGGCGTTAG
- a CDS encoding class I SAM-dependent methyltransferase — translation MESGRLSRTAWRAAHARARHQADPQRIFTDPLASTILHVEPDALTPLPDDPVARHNIRFLAARSRFAEDSLASAVTAGTRQLVVLGAGLDTFACRHTHPGLTVFEVDHPDTQAWKRQQLAAAGIAVPPSLAFAPLDFERGTLAEALDAAGLDRTRAAFFIWLGVTPYLTRDAVLATLRFVAGHTAPVQVVFDYYSEPSPAMAPELRAAYEAATRRVAELGEPWLSHFTPDGIAGELRAMELDDIEDHTGPGLLARYLGEPTPDADAFSGHVIRAGRTAAR, via the coding sequence ATGGAATCCGGTCGGCTGAGTCGGACCGCATGGCGGGCGGCGCACGCCCGCGCCCGTCACCAGGCCGATCCGCAACGGATCTTCACCGACCCGTTGGCGTCGACGATCCTCCACGTCGAGCCCGACGCGCTGACGCCGCTGCCCGACGACCCGGTCGCCCGGCACAACATCCGCTTCCTCGCCGCGCGCAGCCGCTTCGCCGAGGACTCGCTCGCCTCCGCCGTGACCGCCGGCACCCGGCAGCTCGTGGTCCTCGGCGCCGGCCTGGACACCTTCGCCTGCCGCCACACCCACCCCGGCCTCACGGTGTTCGAGGTCGACCACCCGGACACCCAGGCATGGAAGCGGCAGCAACTGGCGGCGGCCGGGATCGCCGTCCCGCCGTCGCTGGCCTTCGCCCCGCTCGACTTCGAACGCGGCACCCTCGCCGAGGCCCTGGACGCGGCCGGACTGGACCGCACCCGAGCGGCATTCTTCATATGGCTCGGGGTCACGCCCTATCTGACGCGGGACGCCGTTCTGGCCACACTGCGTTTCGTGGCCGGGCACACCGCTCCCGTACAGGTGGTGTTCGACTACTACAGCGAACCGTCCCCGGCGATGGCACCGGAGCTCCGCGCCGCGTACGAGGCTGCCACGAGGCGGGTGGCAGAGCTGGGCGAGCCCTGGCTCAGCCACTTCACCCCGGACGGCATCGCCGGTGAGCTGCGTGCGATGGAGCTGGACGACATCGAGGACCACACGGGCCCCGGCCTGCTCGCCCGTTACCTCGGCGAGCCGACGCCCGACGCCGATGCCTTCAGCGGTCATGTGATCCGCGCCGGGCGCACCGCCGCCCGATAG
- a CDS encoding SDR family NAD(P)-dependent oxidoreductase: MTTTLITGANKGLGFETARRLVAAGHTVYVGSRDADRGRRAAERLGARSVLLDVTDDASVAAAAHTVEADGGLDVLVNNAGIDERARDGGVIGAAELTADELRKVFETNVFGVVRVTHAFLPLLQRSAAPVVVNVSSGLASMARITAPGTPAHGYPGVAYPASKTAVNMITVQYAKAFPDMRINAVEPGYTATDLNAHAGTQTVEEGAGIIVRMAQVGPDGPTGGYFDAAGPLPW, translated from the coding sequence ATGACGACGACACTGATCACCGGCGCGAACAAGGGACTGGGCTTCGAGACCGCCCGTCGGCTCGTCGCGGCGGGTCACACGGTCTACGTGGGCAGCCGGGACGCCGACCGCGGGCGCCGGGCCGCCGAGCGACTGGGGGCGCGCAGCGTCCTCCTCGATGTCACCGACGACGCGTCCGTCGCCGCAGCGGCGCACACCGTCGAGGCCGACGGCGGACTGGACGTGCTGGTCAACAACGCCGGTATCGATGAGCGGGCGCGGGACGGCGGTGTGATCGGCGCCGCGGAGCTGACCGCCGACGAGCTGCGGAAGGTGTTCGAGACGAACGTCTTCGGTGTGGTGCGCGTGACCCATGCGTTCCTTCCGCTGCTGCAGCGGTCCGCCGCCCCGGTCGTGGTCAACGTCAGCAGCGGGCTGGCGTCGATGGCCCGGATCACCGCGCCCGGCACACCGGCCCATGGGTACCCGGGGGTCGCCTATCCGGCGTCGAAGACCGCGGTCAACATGATCACCGTGCAGTACGCGAAGGCCTTCCCGGACATGCGGATCAACGCGGTGGAGCCCGGCTACACCGCGACGGACCTGAACGCGCACGCGGGCACCCAGACCGTCGAGGAGGGCGCCGGGATCATCGTCCGCATGGCGCAGGTGGGCCCCGACGGCCCCACCGGGGGCTATTTCGACGCGGCGGGCCCTCTCCCCTGGTGA
- a CDS encoding TetR/AcrR family transcriptional regulator, whose protein sequence is MTEPTGRRERKKAQTRRSLADAALELFLDRGYDQVGVKDVADAADVSVTTLFKHFPSKEALVFDQGDDIEAALVAAVRERAPGQSIPHALREHLLLAPDHAADPRFATFLRLVDDTPALRDYAHRMWMRHEAAVARAIAEETGAPEDDVTCAALARFALEARELIQRHADPRGAAEAAFALLEHGWAASHPEA, encoded by the coding sequence GTGACCGAACCGACCGGGCGCCGTGAGCGCAAGAAGGCCCAGACTCGCAGGTCCCTGGCCGACGCCGCACTGGAGCTCTTCCTCGACCGTGGCTACGACCAGGTCGGCGTCAAGGACGTTGCCGACGCCGCCGACGTGTCGGTGACCACCCTGTTCAAGCACTTCCCCAGCAAGGAAGCGCTGGTCTTCGACCAGGGCGATGACATCGAGGCGGCGCTCGTCGCCGCCGTACGGGAACGCGCCCCCGGACAGTCGATCCCCCACGCGCTGCGCGAGCACCTCCTCCTGGCACCGGACCACGCCGCCGACCCGCGGTTCGCCACGTTCCTGCGCCTGGTCGACGACACCCCGGCACTGCGCGACTACGCCCACCGCATGTGGATGCGCCACGAAGCAGCCGTGGCCCGGGCCATCGCCGAGGAGACCGGCGCGCCCGAGGACGACGTCACCTGCGCGGCCCTGGCCCGTTTCGCGCTGGAGGCCCGCGAGCTCATCCAGCGGCACGCCGACCCGCGAGGTGCCGCGGAGGCCGCCTTCGCGCTGCTCGAACACGGCTGGGCGGCCTCGCACCCCGAGGCCTGA
- a CDS encoding flavin monoamine oxidase family protein, producing MEQVRADVCVVGAGFAGLAAARRLVHAGHEVVVLEARDRVGGRVWNRELPDGTVVSAGGTWLGKGQDRMFQLCRELGLDVYPQYEQGDHLLRLEGVNHRYRGVLPATGKGTLLALGLALSRLQLMTRRLPADAPWRARRARTWDARTLGQWLADPRNVPSATARTLLRSSMHLLFCADPAEVSLLGALTLARGGGGFGYYTDSRRTESHLVDGGAPELARRMAEHLGERVHLSSPVQRIADDSTCARVESDSLTVRAQRVIVATPPVLAGRIRFDPALPTACGHLLQRVVPGAIIRVHTVYPQPFWRERHLSGQTLAPHSPVPLTIDQTPRTGQPGVLSSYAFSTAALHLGRLEPAERREVWLDALAERFGPRARHPEQYLETDWSAEQWSLGGMIGHFPPGTLTNYGSALREPVGRIHWASTESATRMHGLMEGAVRSGERAAHEALTALSLGRRTVGT from the coding sequence ATGGAACAGGTGCGGGCGGACGTATGCGTGGTGGGCGCCGGTTTTGCCGGACTCGCGGCCGCGAGACGGCTGGTCCACGCCGGCCATGAGGTGGTGGTCCTGGAGGCCAGGGACCGGGTCGGCGGCCGGGTGTGGAACCGGGAGCTGCCCGACGGGACGGTGGTGTCGGCGGGCGGCACCTGGCTCGGCAAGGGCCAGGACCGTATGTTCCAGCTCTGCCGGGAACTGGGACTCGACGTGTACCCCCAGTACGAGCAGGGCGATCACCTCCTGCGCCTGGAAGGCGTCAACCACCGCTACCGCGGTGTCCTCCCCGCCACCGGCAAGGGGACGCTCCTCGCCCTCGGCCTGGCGCTCTCGCGTCTGCAGCTGATGACACGGCGCCTCCCTGCGGATGCCCCGTGGCGCGCCCGGAGGGCCCGGACGTGGGACGCCCGGACGCTCGGCCAGTGGCTCGCCGACCCCCGCAACGTGCCCTCGGCCACCGCCCGCACCCTGCTCAGGTCGAGCATGCACCTGCTGTTCTGCGCCGACCCGGCGGAGGTCTCGCTGCTGGGCGCCCTCACCCTGGCCCGGGGCGGCGGCGGTTTCGGCTACTACACCGACTCCCGCAGAACCGAATCCCACCTGGTGGACGGCGGAGCCCCCGAACTGGCGAGGCGGATGGCCGAGCACCTGGGAGAACGGGTGCACCTCTCCAGCCCCGTGCAGCGGATCGCGGACGACAGCACCTGCGCGCGGGTCGAATCCGACTCGCTCACCGTGCGGGCCCAGCGCGTGATCGTGGCCACGCCGCCGGTGCTGGCGGGGCGGATCCGCTTCGATCCGGCGCTTCCCACCGCGTGTGGCCATCTGCTGCAGCGGGTGGTGCCCGGGGCGATCATCCGGGTGCACACGGTCTACCCCCAGCCGTTCTGGCGCGAGCGGCACCTGTCGGGACAGACGCTCGCGCCCCACTCGCCCGTCCCGCTCACCATCGACCAGACGCCGCGTACCGGTCAGCCGGGAGTGCTCAGCAGCTACGCGTTCAGCACCGCGGCCCTGCACCTGGGGCGGCTGGAACCGGCCGAGCGGCGAGAGGTCTGGCTGGACGCGCTGGCCGAGCGGTTCGGCCCCCGGGCGCGCCACCCCGAGCAGTATCTGGAGACCGACTGGTCCGCCGAGCAGTGGTCGCTCGGCGGGATGATCGGCCACTTCCCGCCCGGCACCCTGACCAACTACGGCAGCGCGCTGCGGGAGCCGGTGGGCCGGATCCACTGGGCCAGTACGGAGTCGGCCACGCGGATGCACGGCCTGATGGAGGGCGCGGTGCGCTCCGGCGAGCGGGCCGCCCATGAGGCCCTGACCGCCTTGTCCCTCGGGCGACGGACTGTTGGCACGTAA
- a CDS encoding helix-turn-helix transcriptional regulator, producing MSAAAEAGLRRILAVVDLLIDAVDEDTLVPALLPLLLGAVPGDSIIWSPRAGCADRPLTLPAGLLTQDIRDAFARESAGDSLVAHTTLGPGTPMRRSTLQTCGEFHALAAYADVYRPLHAEQQLAMSFPAGYAAGVPRKVCVAISRSGGDFSDDDVAAAALLRTRLSHVLNRLAPPTPPPSPVTRRESAVLALLARGLTNQQIARRLAISPRTVDKHLEHAYAKLQVGGRVEAANAWLTRERAAVRLAP from the coding sequence ATGAGCGCGGCCGCGGAGGCCGGCCTGCGACGCATTCTCGCCGTCGTGGACCTCCTGATCGATGCCGTCGACGAGGACACCCTTGTCCCGGCACTGCTGCCGCTGCTGCTCGGTGCCGTGCCCGGCGACAGCATCATCTGGTCCCCCCGCGCCGGCTGTGCCGACCGGCCGCTCACCCTGCCCGCCGGCCTGTTGACCCAGGACATCAGGGACGCGTTCGCCCGCGAGTCGGCGGGCGATTCCCTCGTCGCCCACACCACCCTCGGCCCCGGCACCCCGATGCGCCGCTCGACGCTGCAGACCTGCGGTGAATTCCACGCCCTGGCCGCCTATGCCGACGTCTACCGGCCGCTGCACGCCGAGCAGCAGCTCGCGATGTCCTTCCCGGCGGGCTACGCGGCCGGTGTGCCGCGGAAGGTCTGCGTGGCGATCAGCCGCAGCGGCGGCGACTTCTCCGACGACGATGTGGCGGCCGCCGCCCTGCTGCGCACCCGGCTCAGCCACGTCCTCAACCGGCTGGCCCCGCCCACGCCTCCGCCGTCCCCCGTCACCCGCCGCGAGTCCGCCGTACTCGCCCTGCTCGCCCGCGGCCTGACGAACCAGCAGATCGCCCGCCGACTGGCGATCAGCCCGCGCACCGTCGACAAACATCTGGAGCACGCCTACGCGAAGCTGCAGGTGGGCGGCCGGGTCGAGGCGGCGAACGCCTGGCTGACCCGGGAGCGGGCGGCGGTGCGACTCGCTCCGTAG
- a CDS encoding MFS transporter, with product MVRAGGPEGDRPEVHAETGRPLAPLLAVCAGYFMVILDVTVINVAVPVVGRELSASLTGIQWITDGYTLVFAGLLLTGGALGDRLGNRRIFCTGVVVFTAASVGCGLAQSTGGLVAARLCEGLGAALIVPGSLALLQQAYPAPAERSWAFGLWGSMAGIAASAGPLLGGLLVTTVGWRWVFFINVPVGCACLLLTLRRVAPSARRADRPVDWPAQCALIALVALLIAVLNETGRRGWTDPLIVTGAVLCLPAAGAFVLREHLARTPVLPLRLLHSRAMSGGAAIGLLFNFAFYGMIFTASLYFQHQRGLTALRTGLALFPAVAMTMFASVLSGRLARRTGHRPLVVTGMLLGAAGLAGWAAAGRNPDYVLLVAPMMAAGFGTSFALTGSTATVMSAAPDAYSGTASALFNTTRQIGSAAGVALGGSLLAATADFTTGLRTSMALGATAYLTAAALALFCIPRRAVGRVVG from the coding sequence ATGGTGCGCGCCGGTGGCCCCGAGGGCGATCGACCCGAGGTGCATGCGGAGACGGGGCGGCCCCTGGCCCCGCTGCTCGCGGTCTGCGCGGGCTATTTCATGGTCATCCTGGACGTGACCGTGATCAACGTCGCCGTGCCGGTGGTGGGGCGGGAACTGTCGGCCTCGCTCACCGGCATTCAGTGGATCACGGACGGCTACACCCTGGTCTTCGCCGGCCTGCTGCTCACCGGGGGCGCGCTGGGGGACCGGCTGGGCAACCGCCGGATCTTCTGCACGGGAGTGGTGGTGTTCACCGCCGCCTCGGTCGGCTGCGGACTGGCCCAGAGCACCGGGGGTCTGGTCGCCGCCCGGCTGTGCGAAGGGCTCGGCGCGGCACTGATCGTGCCCGGCTCCCTCGCCCTGCTCCAACAGGCGTATCCCGCACCCGCCGAGCGCTCCTGGGCCTTCGGCCTGTGGGGCTCGATGGCAGGCATCGCCGCCTCCGCCGGGCCGCTCCTGGGCGGTCTGCTGGTCACCACCGTGGGCTGGCGCTGGGTGTTCTTCATCAACGTGCCGGTCGGCTGCGCCTGCCTGCTGCTGACGCTGCGCCGCGTGGCCCCTTCGGCCCGGCGCGCGGACCGCCCCGTGGACTGGCCGGCCCAGTGCGCGCTGATCGCGCTGGTGGCCCTGCTGATCGCCGTCCTCAACGAAACGGGACGCCGGGGCTGGACGGACCCGCTGATCGTGACGGGGGCCGTCCTGTGCCTGCCGGCCGCCGGCGCGTTCGTCCTGCGCGAGCATCTGGCCCGTACCCCCGTGCTGCCCTTGCGGCTGCTGCACTCCCGCGCGATGAGCGGCGGTGCGGCCATCGGCCTGCTGTTCAACTTCGCCTTCTACGGCATGATCTTCACCGCCAGCCTGTACTTCCAGCACCAGCGCGGCCTGACCGCGCTGCGCACCGGACTCGCCCTCTTCCCGGCGGTGGCGATGACCATGTTCGCCTCCGTGCTGTCCGGGCGCCTGGCCCGCCGCACCGGACACCGCCCGCTCGTGGTCACGGGCATGCTCCTGGGGGCCGCGGGCCTGGCGGGCTGGGCAGCGGCCGGCCGGAACCCGGACTACGTGCTCCTCGTGGCGCCGATGATGGCGGCGGGCTTCGGCACGTCCTTCGCCCTCACCGGATCGACCGCCACCGTGATGTCGGCCGCCCCGGACGCGTACTCCGGCACCGCCTCCGCCCTCTTCAACACCACCCGCCAGATCGGCAGCGCCGCGGGCGTCGCCCTCGGAGGCTCCCTGCTGGCCGCCACCGCCGACTTCACCACAGGCCTGCGCACCAGCATGGCCCTCGGCGCAACCGCCTACCTGACGGCAGCCGCCCTCGCGCTCTTCTGCATCCCGCGGAGGGCCGTCGGCCGCGTCGTCGGCTGA
- a CDS encoding DUF4333 domain-containing protein: protein MLADPPRRGLVIGLATVLAMAGVLAFVAVRLRDRDATSEVDRGTHTVLRTEIARTLSGRLGLPFRKGPDAVHCSGDLPPVPYAEVRCTAHFPLGLERRLTVEVTRVRDNQVTYRRHSLPR from the coding sequence GTGCTCGCGGATCCGCCACGGCGCGGCCTCGTCATCGGCCTCGCCACCGTGCTCGCCATGGCGGGTGTGCTCGCGTTCGTCGCCGTCCGCCTCCGCGACCGCGATGCCACCAGCGAGGTCGACCGCGGTACCCACACCGTGCTGCGCACCGAGATCGCCAGAACGCTCAGCGGCCGGCTCGGCCTGCCCTTCCGCAAGGGGCCCGACGCGGTGCACTGCTCCGGTGACCTCCCGCCGGTGCCGTACGCCGAGGTGCGCTGCACGGCGCACTTCCCCCTCGGCCTGGAGCGCCGGCTGACGGTCGAGGTCACCCGGGTCCGCGACAACCAGGTCACCTACCGCCGCCACTCCCTGCCGCGCTGA